The following proteins are encoded in a genomic region of Aquella oligotrophica:
- the ileS gene encoding isoleucine--tRNA ligase encodes MDYKNTVNLLDTPFPMRGDLAKREPAMLDKWVKENRYQKIREISRGRNKFILHDGPPYANGQLHIGHATNKILKDIIIRSKTIAGFDAPYVPGWDCHGLPIEHNIEKQFGKNMEPREFRNKCREYANGQIEQQKADFIRLGVLGDWNNPYKTMEFKTEAGIVRVLGEIYKNGYLFRGVKPVYWCIDCGSALAEAEVEYYDKESPAIDVAFKAVDNHEIAKEFGVEIPHNAEVYAVIWTTTPWTLPANQAICAGPEVDYALVAINSKYLIVAKNLVVDAIKRYHGEGSHHQVIATVKGSKLELLKFEHPFYDRQVPMILGEHATDDAGTGLVHTAPAHGMDDFLVSSKYDLDLHNPVGDDGCYLASTELFAGLNVFAANEKVIEVLQNKQRLMNAAKITHSYPCCWRHKSKIIFRTTGQWFIGMDKHGNDDLTLREKANKAVDDTAFFPAWGRARLEAMIKNRPDWCVSRQRNWGVPIAFFVHKETGEPHPETYNLLQQVADLIESEGINAWFDLKPEQLLSGEDLDNYVKLTDTLDVWFDSGTTHLTVVDAKEELQWPADLYLEGSDQHRGWFQSSMLTGCAVKGRAPYKQLLTHGFVVDGNGHKMSKSKGNIVAPQEVINKYGADILRLWVAATDYSGELSISDEILKRVTESYRRIRNTLRFLLANLNDFDYSKDALGIDKLLEIDQYALAYLHKLQDKVVNQLYPSYQFHFIIQEMVSYCSEELGSFYLDVLKDRLYTSKADGHARRSAQTALWHISKALLQMLSPILAFTSDEAWEVLTGDKDDSTLYHLHHNLPLAGDNSKLLEKWAAIREFRTLVLKELENKRTAGLIGASLQAELKIKADSKLYPILASLGDDLKFAYMVSKINLEEAAETQVEVVVSNAPKCERCWHYDDAVGTIAEHPAICPRCHENIAGNGELRKFA; translated from the coding sequence ATGGATTATAAGAATACCGTAAACTTATTGGATACGCCATTTCCGATGCGTGGAGATTTGGCTAAGCGTGAACCAGCAATGCTGGATAAATGGGTAAAAGAAAATCGTTACCAGAAAATTCGTGAAATTAGTCGCGGGCGAAATAAGTTTATTTTACATGATGGACCTCCATATGCTAATGGACAGCTTCATATAGGACATGCTACCAATAAAATTCTTAAAGACATAATCATTCGTAGTAAAACCATAGCGGGCTTTGATGCTCCTTATGTACCAGGCTGGGATTGCCATGGGTTGCCTATCGAGCATAATATCGAAAAGCAGTTTGGCAAAAATATGGAGCCACGTGAATTTCGTAATAAATGTCGTGAGTATGCTAATGGGCAGATAGAGCAACAAAAAGCTGATTTTATACGGCTTGGTGTACTTGGTGACTGGAATAATCCATATAAAACCATGGAATTTAAGACTGAAGCTGGAATTGTGCGTGTTTTGGGCGAAATTTATAAAAATGGTTATTTATTTCGTGGTGTAAAACCAGTTTATTGGTGTATTGATTGTGGATCAGCACTTGCCGAAGCTGAAGTAGAATATTATGATAAAGAGTCGCCAGCTATCGATGTTGCCTTTAAAGCTGTTGATAATCATGAGATTGCCAAAGAGTTTGGAGTTGAGATACCACACAATGCCGAGGTTTATGCAGTAATCTGGACTACCACACCATGGACATTACCTGCCAATCAAGCGATATGTGCTGGACCGGAAGTTGATTATGCTCTGGTTGCGATTAATAGTAAGTATTTAATTGTTGCCAAAAATTTGGTAGTCGATGCGATTAAGCGCTACCACGGTGAAGGAAGTCATCATCAAGTAATTGCAACTGTAAAAGGTAGTAAGCTTGAATTATTAAAGTTTGAACATCCATTTTATGATCGTCAAGTACCGATGATATTGGGTGAACATGCAACTGATGATGCGGGTACTGGATTGGTTCACACCGCTCCAGCTCATGGTATGGATGACTTTTTGGTTAGTTCCAAATACGATCTTGATTTACATAATCCGGTTGGTGATGATGGTTGTTATTTAGCAAGTACTGAGCTATTTGCTGGATTGAATGTTTTTGCTGCTAATGAAAAAGTTATCGAAGTCTTGCAGAATAAGCAGCGATTAATGAATGCTGCCAAGATTACCCATAGCTATCCATGTTGCTGGCGCCATAAAAGTAAGATAATTTTCCGAACTACTGGACAATGGTTTATCGGGATGGATAAGCATGGCAATGATGATCTAACACTACGCGAAAAAGCAAATAAAGCAGTAGATGATACTGCCTTTTTCCCAGCGTGGGGTAGGGCTAGGCTTGAAGCGATGATAAAAAATCGACCTGACTGGTGTGTTTCAAGACAGCGGAATTGGGGTGTTCCAATTGCTTTCTTTGTGCATAAAGAAACTGGCGAGCCACATCCAGAAACCTATAATCTACTTCAGCAAGTAGCTGATTTGATTGAAAGCGAAGGTATCAATGCTTGGTTTGATTTAAAGCCTGAGCAACTACTATCTGGTGAAGATTTAGATAATTACGTAAAACTCACAGATACTCTTGATGTCTGGTTTGATTCCGGGACTACCCATTTGACAGTGGTTGATGCAAAAGAAGAGTTGCAATGGCCTGCGGATTTATATCTGGAAGGTTCGGATCAGCATCGTGGTTGGTTCCAGTCTTCAATGTTAACTGGCTGTGCAGTTAAAGGGCGTGCTCCTTACAAACAGTTATTGACGCATGGTTTTGTTGTTGATGGTAATGGGCATAAGATGTCCAAATCTAAAGGAAATATTGTTGCACCTCAGGAAGTGATTAATAAGTATGGTGCGGATATTTTACGCCTTTGGGTTGCGGCAACCGATTATTCTGGTGAATTATCTATTTCCGATGAAATATTGAAACGGGTAACTGAATCATATCGCCGGATTCGCAATACTTTAAGGTTCCTACTTGCTAATCTAAATGATTTTGATTATAGCAAAGATGCTCTGGGTATAGATAAGCTGCTTGAAATTGATCAGTATGCCTTGGCTTATTTACATAAATTACAAGATAAAGTAGTAAACCAGCTGTATCCAAGCTATCAATTCCATTTTATTATTCAGGAAATGGTTAGTTACTGTTCAGAAGAGCTAGGTAGCTTTTATCTTGATGTGCTAAAAGATCGCCTATATACTTCTAAGGCAGATGGTCATGCGCGTCGTTCAGCACAAACAGCTTTATGGCATATCAGTAAAGCATTGTTACAAATGTTATCACCAATTCTTGCCTTTACTAGTGATGAGGCATGGGAAGTGCTAACAGGTGATAAAGATGATTCAACCTTGTATCATTTACATCATAATTTGCCATTGGCTGGTGATAATAGTAAGCTTCTGGAAAAATGGGCTGCAATTCGAGAATTTAGAACTTTAGTTCTGAAAGAGTTGGAGAATAAACGTACTGCCGGATTAATTGGTGCTTCATTGCAGGCTGAATTAAAAATCAAAGCAGATAGTAAACTATATCCAATTTTGGCATCGCTTGGCGATGATCTCAAATTTGCCTATATGGTTTCTAAAATCAACCTTGAAGAGGCGGCAGAAACGCAGGTAGAGGTGGTAGTGAGTAATGCGCCTAAATGTGAACGTTGCTGGCATTATGATGATGCAGTAGGAACAATTGCCGAGCATCCAGCGATTTGTCCACGTTGTCATGAAAATATTGCGGGAAATGGCGAACTGCGTAAATTTGCTTAA
- the ispH gene encoding 4-hydroxy-3-methylbut-2-enyl diphosphate reductase, with protein sequence MKKIILANPRGFCAGVDRAITIVEKALEKYGAPVYVRHEVVHNKYVVDGLVERGAIFIEDIKDVPAGSILIYSAHGVPLSVRDEAQSKNLTMIFDATCPLVSKVHVEIRNLYRQGYTIIMIGHKGHPEVEGTMGQVTDHIHLIEHEADIDNLELPRDIEKIAVVTQTTLSVDETKSIIEKLKKTFPNLKLPKNEDICYATQNRQDAVKAMAESCDAVIVIGSKNSSNSNRLKELAENLGVKSYLIDFDYEIQPEWLNEVSSVGVTAGASAPEVLVEGVINRLRGLGYSTTESLSVVEEHMTFALPSELRS encoded by the coding sequence ATGAAAAAAATCATTTTGGCAAATCCGCGGGGTTTTTGTGCTGGCGTTGATCGGGCGATAACCATTGTCGAAAAAGCACTTGAAAAGTATGGTGCACCAGTTTATGTTCGCCACGAAGTCGTTCATAATAAATATGTTGTTGATGGACTGGTTGAGCGTGGTGCGATATTTATTGAAGATATAAAAGATGTTCCTGCTGGGAGTATTTTGATTTATTCGGCGCATGGTGTACCTTTGTCTGTCCGTGATGAAGCACAATCCAAAAATCTTACCATGATTTTTGATGCAACTTGCCCATTAGTTAGTAAAGTTCATGTTGAAATCAGAAATCTTTACCGCCAAGGTTATACTATCATTATGATTGGGCATAAGGGGCACCCTGAAGTCGAAGGAACTATGGGGCAGGTAACTGATCACATCCATTTGATCGAACATGAAGCAGATATTGATAATTTGGAGCTTCCACGGGATATTGAGAAAATTGCGGTGGTTACTCAGACAACCTTATCAGTAGATGAAACTAAATCTATTATCGAGAAGCTGAAAAAGACTTTTCCAAATCTCAAGTTGCCAAAAAACGAAGATATCTGCTATGCCACCCAAAATCGTCAAGATGCAGTAAAAGCAATGGCAGAAAGCTGTGATGCAGTAATTGTTATTGGCAGTAAAAATAGCTCTAATTCAAATCGGCTGAAAGAACTAGCCGAGAATTTAGGGGTAAAATCATACCTGATTGATTTTGATTACGAGATTCAGCCCGAATGGTTAAATGAGGTTAGTTCAGTTGGAGTGACTGCTGGGGCTTCTGCGCCAGAGGTTTTGGTTGAGGGTGTGATTAATCGTTTGCGTGGATTGGGTTATAGTACGACTGAATCATTGAGTGTTGTCGAAGAGCATATGACATTTGCCCTGCCAAGTGAATTACGTAG
- the lspA gene encoding signal peptidase II: MQKELTKSCRMGLLGISLIVIVLDQISKYIVRGHLELYQLKPVMPFWNWTLAYNEGAAFSFLASQNGWQKIFFAGIAIAVSIGLIYYIMTKPFNLLAGLAFSFILGGALGNLIDRIVAGKVTDFIDWYVGTHHWPAFNVADSFITVGVTLLIIDSLFVSKK, from the coding sequence ATGCAAAAAGAATTGACTAAATCATGCCGAATGGGGCTATTGGGTATTAGCCTAATAGTGATTGTTCTGGATCAAATAAGTAAATATATAGTTCGAGGGCATCTTGAATTGTATCAATTGAAGCCAGTAATGCCATTTTGGAATTGGACGCTTGCTTATAATGAAGGTGCTGCATTTAGCTTTTTGGCTTCCCAAAATGGCTGGCAGAAAATCTTTTTTGCTGGTATTGCGATTGCGGTTTCTATAGGATTGATTTACTATATTATGACTAAGCCATTTAATCTGCTTGCTGGGTTAGCCTTCAGTTTTATTCTGGGCGGTGCACTTGGCAATCTGATTGATCGGATTGTTGCCGGGAAAGTAACTGATTTTATTGATTGGTATGTCGGTACTCACCACTGGCCTGCATTTAATGTTGCCGATAGTTTTATTACGGTTGGAGTTACTTTACTGATAATTGATAGTCTTTTTGTCAGTAAGAAATAA